In Oryza brachyantha chloroplast, complete genome, one DNA window encodes the following:
- the ndhB gene encoding NADH-plastoquinone oxidoreductase subunit 2, protein MIWHVQNENFILDSTRIFMKAFHLLLFQGSFIFPECILIFGLILLLMIDLTSDQKDRPWFYFISSTSLVISITALLFRWREEPIISFSGNFQTNNFNEIFQFLILLCSTLCIPLSVEYIECTEMAITEFLLFVLTATLGGMFLCGANDLITIFVAPECFSLCSYLLSGYTKRDLRSNEATMKYLLMGGASSSILVHGFSWLYGSSGGEIELQEIVNGLINTQMYNSPGISIALISITVGLGFKLSPAPFHQWTPDVYEGSPTPVVAFLSVTSKVAASASATRILDIPFYFSSNEWHLLLEILAILSMILGNLLAITQTSMKRMLAYSSIGQIGYVIIGIIVGDSNDGYASMITYMLFYISMNLGTFACIVLFGLRTGTDNIRDYAGLYTKDPFLALSLALCLLSLGGLPPLAGFFGKLYLFWCGWQAGLYFLVSIGLLTSVLSIYYYLKIVKLLMTGRNQEITPYVRNYRRSPLRSNNSIELSMTVCVIASTIPGISMNPILAIAQDTLF, encoded by the exons ATGATCTGGCATGTACAGAATGAAAACTTCATTCTCGATTCTACGAGAATTTTTATGAAAGCGTTTCATTTGCTTCTCTTCCAGGGAAGTTTCATTTTCCCAGAATGTATCCTAATTTTTGGCCTAATTCTTCTTCTGATGATCGATTTAACCTCTGATCAAAAAGATAGACCTTGGTTCTATTTCATCTCTTCAACAAGTTTAGTAATAAGCATAACGGCCCTATTGTTCCGATGGAGAGAAGAGCCTATAATTAGCTTTTCGGGAAATTTCCAAACGAACAATTTCAACGAAATCTTTCAATTTCTTATTTTATTATGTTCAACTTTATGTATTCCTCTATCCGTAGAGTACATTGAATGTACAGAAATGGCTATAACAGAGTTTCTGTTATTCGTATTAACAGCTACTCTAGGGGGAATGTTTTTATGTGGTGCTAACGATTTAATAACTATCTTTGTAGCTCCAGAATGTTTCAGTTTATGTTCCTACCTATTGTCTGGATATACCAAGAGAGATCTACGGTCTAATGAGGCTACTATGAAATATTTACTCATGGGTGGGGCAAGCTCTTCTATTCTGGTTCATGGTTTCTCTTGGCTATATGGTTCATCTGGGGGGGAGATCGAGCTTCAAGAAATTGTGAACGGTCTTATCAATACACAAATGTATAACTCCCCAGGAATTTCAATTGCGCTTATATCCATCACTGTAGGACTTGGGTTCAAGCTTTCCCCAGCCCCTTTTCATCAATGGACTCCTGACGTCTACGAAGGA TCCCCCACTCCAGTCGTTGCTTTTCTTTCTGTTACTTCGAAAGTTGCTGCTTCAGCTTCAGCCACGCGAATTCTCGATATTCCTTTTTATTTCTCATCAAACGAATGGCATCTTCTTCTGGAAATCCTAGCTATTCTTAGCATGATATTGGGGAATCTCCTTGCTATTACTCAAACAAGCATGAAACGTATGCTTGCATATTCGTCCATAGGGCAAATCGGATATGTAATTATTGGAATAATTGTTGGAGACTCAAATGATGGATATGCAAGCATGATAACTTATATGCTTTTCTATATCTCCATGAATCTAGGAACTTTTGCTTGCATTGTATTATTTGGTCTACGTACCGGAACTGATAACATTCGAGATTATGCAGGATTATACACGAAAGATCCTTTTTTGGCTCTCTCTTTAGCCCTATGTCTCTTATCCCTAGGAGGCCTTCCTCCACTAGCAGGTTTCTTCGGAAAACTCTATCTATTCTGGTGTGGATGGCAAGCAGGCCTATATTTCTTGGTTTCAATAGGACTCCTTACGAGCGTTCTTTCTATCTACTATTATCTAAAAATAGTCAAGTTATTAATGACTGGACGAAACCAAGAAATAACCCCTTATGTGCGAAATTATAGAAGATCCCCTTTAAGATCAAACAATTCCATCGAATTGAGTATGACTGTATGTGTGATAGCATCTACTATACCAGGAATATCAATGAACCCCATTCTTGCAATTGCTCAGGATACCCTCTTTTAG
- the rps7 gene encoding ribosomal protein S7, giving the protein MSRRGTAEKRTAKSDPIFRNRLVNMVVNRIMKDGKKSLAYQILYRAVKKIQQKTETNPLLVLRQAIRRVTPNIGVKTRRNKKGSTRKVPIEIGSKQGRALAIRWLLEASQKRPGRNMAFKLSSELVDAAKGGGGAIRKKEATHRMAEANRALAHFR; this is encoded by the coding sequence AAGAACTGCAAAATCCGATCCAATTTTTCGTAATCGATTAGTTAACATGGTGGTTAACCGTATTATGAAAGACGGAAAAAAATCATTGGCTTATCAAATTCTCTATCGAGCCGTGAAAAAGATTCAACAAAAGACAGAAACAAATCCACTATTGGTTTTACGTCAAGCAATACGTAGAGTAACTCCCAATATAGGAGTAAAAACAAGACGTAATAAAAAAGGATCGACGCGGAAAGTTCCGATTGAAATAGGATCTAAACAAGGAAGAGCACTTGCCATTCGTTGGTTATTAGAAGCATCCCAAAAGCGTCCGGGTCGAAATATGGCTTTCAAATTAAGTTCCGAATTAGTAGATGCTGCCAAAGGGGGTGGGGGTGCCATACGCAAAAAGGAAGCGACTCATAGAATGGCAGAGGCAAATAGAGCTCTTGCACATTTTCGTTAA